The Gracilimonas sediminicola sequence CCTCCGATTGATGGTCAGAATTATTCAATACATCTGGATAGAAACCGAAAACCAATCTGTTCTCTAAATCCTGCTCTGATTTCAAATACCCAACATGATCCTGCCATTCTTTCCAACTTATTGGAAACAAGTTGAATGACCATTTTCTACCTGTCAAAGGTTCCTGAATACTGCTATTTAATTCAAATGCTGATGAGCCACTCAAAATGAGCTGTTTTTCTGGGAACTGATCGGTAATTATTTTCGCCGTTATACCGATCGTTCCCATCCGCTGAGCTTCATCGATAAATACAATTTCTGCATCACCGATTAATTGTTTTATTTGTTCAGTGTTAGGCTCGTCCAGTAATCTCCGCACCGTTGGATCGTCTCCATCCAAAAAGCGGACAGTGTATTCTTTATCTTCCAGAATGGTGTGGATAAGTGTCGTTTTCCCCACTTGTCTTGGCCCAGTCAAAACAACAGCCTTATCGCTGAATAATCTTTCTTTTACCAACTGTTTTAACTGTCTTTCAATCATTGGCTTAAACCTTTTACGATATAATTTACACCAAATATATAACTATTCAGGAACACAATCTATTTTTGTTATAACTATACAGGATCATAATACGCTTTAGTTATAACTATTCGGGAATAGAAGATACTTTATTATAATTGAATGCTTGAGCAGTCCGCCTCTTACACTCAGTATTAGAGGCAGGAGGATTCAGTGCTATCCACTTTTACGTACCAATGCAGATCATCTGGCACGAGGTATATTTAAGACGGCAAAAGCCGGAATACCTTAGCCTTTAAAAAAGGCCTCTGCAATTCGGGCAAATTGTTTCGGTTTGTCCAGAAAGGCATAATGGCCGGCATCTTCGATAATTACCAGTGCTGCATTTTTAATTCCTTTCTCGATTCGCTCTCCCTGGTAAACCGGAGTGGCATCATCATTTCTGCCCCATAGCAATAACACTTCATGCGGAATTTCTGGTAACGAAGATTCCAGGTATTCCGTCACCGATTTCACGAAAGTCTCCCTCATAACTCCGGAAAGCTTACTGTAATCGCTCGAACCCAGGCTTTTCCAAAGTGATGTAGACCGCAGCCAACCCAGAGCTTTTTCTCGAAGTGAACCGGGTAAAATCATAAACGGTGCTTTCAGAATTTTAGCCGTGTACTTTCTGATGTAAAATTTCACTGAGCGCTTGGGCTTCATTCCGGCACCGCCCGTAATCAGAACTTTATCGATGTGAGCTTTCCCAAAGTCTCGGGCACAAAGCTTTAGCATAATCCGCCCGCCAAAGGAGTGAACCAAAACATCTGTTTTTTCTTCACCAAGGGATACTATAAATGCCTGAACAGTGTCCGCGTAGTCATCAATATTCCAGGCCCGGGATGGTTCGGGAGAATCACCGAAGCCGGGTAAATCCAACACATAACTTGTTCGAAGGTGAGCCAGGTTTCGGGCAACCGGCATCATCACACGCTTGCTACTTCCCCAGCCGTGGAGAATCACCAGCGGCTTTCCCTCGCCTACTTTTTCGAAGGCAATTTTTTGGTCCTGATAGGTAAATACGTTTTGTTCGCTCATGAAATAAATTTTTCTAAACTTCCCACTTCTTGTCTTTGGAAACAAGGGAAGAATTAGATGTGCTAAACTTGTTCAGAATGAATTCCTGAATTATGAATAGTTCAAGCGTCCGCTTGGACTTTTATAAACAGGTTTGGATTACCAACCGCACAAGCGAACGCTTGCGCTAATTTGTGAATTAGACCAATTTTGTTTTTAAATCCATAGAACGGACAGGCTGTCCGTTCTGCGGGTTTGTTCTGAATATTTCTATTGAGTTTTTGTCCTGCCTCAGCCATATTAGTACATGAAATTCAACGACCTAAAACGTAAAGCATTCTTCTGGATAGAACGACTCCAGATTTCAAGAAGCGAGCGAATTTCCATTTCTGTTCTACTCGTGCTTTTGGCTGTGCTTTTTACGGTGAATTTTTTCCTTACCAAAACGTTCAACTACAGCCAGGAAAAATATGATACCCTCATCGCTGAGTTTGAGAAGCGAAGTGCGGAACTTCGACAGGAACAAAAAGAGCTGGATCAAAAATATAATCCACAGCTGACAGTTAGTGAAACCCCAACTTCAGAAGAGGTGGAGCAGACGAAAACAGAAATGGAAAAGGAACCCGAACACGATGAACCGGCATCCCTTAAAATCATTAACCTGAATACTGCAACGAGCGCTGAACTTCAAACCCTCAACGGCATAGGAGAAGCATATGCCGGCCGAATTATTGAATATAGAGAAGCCAATGGTGGTTTTGATTCCATAGAGGAACTGCTTAATGTAAAGGGCATCGGTGAAAAGCGGCTGGAAAATATCCGCCCATACATAAAACTTATAGATTGAATATTATTAACGCCACTAAAACACGAACGTACAAAAGATAAAGAACGAAGTGCGCGGATTTAATGCATTTCGTGTTTTTGAGATTTCGTGGCAAAACTAAAGGAAGACTATTTCATGCCAAAAATACTTTGGGCAGATGATGAGATCGATCAGCTGCAATCACATATCATATTTTTAGAGAAAAAGGGATTCGAAATCACTCCGGTCGCCAACGGAGATGATGCAGTGAGCATGATTTCCTCAGAGCCGTTTGATATCGTTTACCTGGACGAGCAAATGCCGGGAATGGGCGGCATCGAAACCCTCGAGAAAATCAAATCTATTCAGCCCTCTCTTCCCGTGGTGATGATTACTAAAAGTGAGGAAGAATCGATCATGGAAGATGCCATTGGCGGCAAGATCTCTGATTACCTCATCAAGCCGGTAAACCCAAACCAAATATTGCTGACCACAAAACGTTTGCTTGAACGGAGCCGCATTCAAACTGAAAAGTCAGCTCAAACCTACCTGAAGCAGTTCAACGAGCTCTCATCTCGCATTCACCCCGGCACCCACTGGAAAGAATGGATTGACATCTACAAAGAACTAACCAACTGGCAGATTGATTTAGGCTCCGGTGACGAAGGTCTCATTCAGGTTTTGGATGATCAGTTTCAGCAGGCCAACAAGGAGTTCGGGAGGTTTGTAAACCAAGAGTACAAAGACTGGGTTAAAAAAGATGAGGGGCGGCCGTTGCTTTCGCAGGAGATTTTTAAAAAGTATGTGAATCCGCACCTGGAGAAAGGTGAGAAAGTGATGTTTTTCCTGATCGACTGCATGCGGTACGACCAATGGCTGGTATTCGAGCCTTTCCTTTCCAACTATTTTTCCATTGATACCGATTTCTACTACTCCATTTTACCAACGGCCACCCCGTATTCCCGAAATGCCATTTTCTCTGGACTGTACCCTTCCGATATAGAACGCATGTATCCGGAATTATGGCAACAGGGGCAGGATGAGTCTTCCCTGAACAGGCATGAAGAAGAGTTGTTACGCAAACAACTGGAGCGTGATGGCATCGACATCAAATTTAAGTACGAGAAAATCTTGAATGCCGAGGCCGGACGGAAAGTAGCCGATAAAATTGGAAGCTACGCTCAGTCTAAGCTGGCTGCTTTTGTTTTTAATTTTGTGGATACGCTGGTTCACTCCCGGTCCGACTCCGACGTGATTAAGGAATTAGCCCCCGATGTATCGGCTTTTCGCTCGGTGACGGAAGCGTGGTTTCAGCATTCCTCATTGTTGCAGATGTTTAAAGGGTTGGCCAAAGAGAATGTCACCCTGATCATTACTACCGACCACGGTTCGGTTCGTGCATTGCGTGACACAAAAGTGTATGGCGATAAAGACACCGCCACCAATCTTCGGTACAAATATGGCCGTAACCTTAAAGCCGATGAATCCGATGCTGTTGTTTTTATGGATGACCCGGAACAGTACCGCCTGCCAAAAGTAGGAGCTGTGAATAATTACATCATCGCCCGGGAGGATTATTACTTTGTTTATCCGACCAACTATCACAAATATCAAAACCGGTACCGGGACACCTTCCAGCATGGAGGGGCTTCAATGGAAGAGATGATATTACCCGTAGCCACTTTAACTCCCAAGTAACGTGCAGCAGTTCCAAAGTTCATCCGTTGATGAAACCATTCAAATTGGTTTCGAGTTTGGTAAGCAATTAACACCCGGAGATGTAGTTTGCCTGGCCGGAGACTTAGGCGCCGGGAAAACCCATTTTGTAAAAGGAGTAGCTTCTTTTTTTGGAATTGAACCTGAAAAAGTCAGCTCTCCTACCTATACTTTAATTCATGAATATTCCGGTGATACTCCCGTTTATCATTTCGACTGTTACCGGTTGAAGCACGAACAGGAAGCTCTGGAAATTGGAGCCGAAGAATACTTTTATGGCGATGGCGTTTGCCTGGTTGAATGGCCTGAAAAAATAGACGGACTGATTCCTGAAGACGCCATTTGGGTCGAGATGTCACATCTACCTGAAAATAAACGCAAAATCATTATTCATCAGAAGCAGTAAACTGATGGGAAGTTCAAAAAAACGAAGACTTTCTTACCGACTTGATCTACTCCCTGTGATCCTTCCCTATCACCGCCGGGCAAAGAACACGCTCCGCACGGGAGATTTGGTGTACTACGGCCCCAGCCCGGAATATTACGGTATTGGTGAAGTGGTACAAACTGCAGAAAAAGTGTGTATGGTTGACTTCCGCGGAACCGGTGAACTGGGCATCCATAAAGATGAAATGCTCTCCACTTATCTTATCCCCATCCACAAGCTGAACCTCTCCGGGGTTTTGAAAGGAAGGTAAAGAACACCCAACAAGGAACACTGAAGGGTTAACTCCTCATTCTGAGTGAAAACGCCGACCGGTAAAGGCAGGAAGAATCCTCACAGCTAAAATCCAAAGTAAATGCTTCTTCTGGCTTGTGAAGATCTTTCGGAAGTACCCTCAAGATGACTTCAATCATTCAGTTTTTAAGTAAGAGCACTGAAACCCATATTCCTTACAGAATTTTTCTATTTTTGCCGCTCATCAGAAAAGCACCCTATGGAATACATCATCGACGGCATTATAAACGGGATCATTCAAACCACCGCACTTGAGTGGATCGCCGTAACTACCGGACTTATGAGCGTCTGGTTTTCTATGAAAGAAAATATCTGGGTGTATCCCACTGGTATCATCAGCGTGTTGATTTATGTGTACCTCGCCTTTCAGTACAAGCTGTATGCCGACATGGGGGTGAACTTCTATTATTTTGTGATGAGTGTGTACGGCTGGTACTATTGGATTCACCCCAAAGACAACAGCCGGGATCAGGTGCGGGTCACGATCAACAGCTCTAAAGAAAACCTGATTACTATTGGCATTCTATTGACCTCTTTTGGAATACTGTATTTCGTGCTCTCAAATTTTACCGACAGCGACGTAGCCTTTTGGGATTCAACCACCACCTGTTTTGCTATTGCCGGCATGTGGTTGATGGCACGCAAAAAGCTTGAAAGCTGGATCGCCTGGATTATAACGGACCTGATTTCCATCCCCCTCTATTTTTACAAGGAGTTGGTATTAACCAGCTTTCAGTTCCTTGTTTTCACCGGACTCGCCATTGCCGGATACTTGGCCTGGAAGAAATCTCTGGAAGAGCAGAAAGAGAATAGCCTATCCAAAGTTTAGGTTCCGACTGAATTAAAAATTCAAAATTTAAAATTGAGTTGGCTTGGCCAATTTTAAATTTTTAATTCTGAATTTTTAATTTTCAATAAAAACCACCAGGTCTCCGCTTTCAATCTCGATGGAGAATTCCGGTTCCACATTCTCATTAGAGGTT is a genomic window containing:
- a CDS encoding response regulator, producing MAKLKEDYFMPKILWADDEIDQLQSHIIFLEKKGFEITPVANGDDAVSMISSEPFDIVYLDEQMPGMGGIETLEKIKSIQPSLPVVMITKSEEESIMEDAIGGKISDYLIKPVNPNQILLTTKRLLERSRIQTEKSAQTYLKQFNELSSRIHPGTHWKEWIDIYKELTNWQIDLGSGDEGLIQVLDDQFQQANKEFGRFVNQEYKDWVKKDEGRPLLSQEIFKKYVNPHLEKGEKVMFFLIDCMRYDQWLVFEPFLSNYFSIDTDFYYSILPTATPYSRNAIFSGLYPSDIERMYPELWQQGQDESSLNRHEEELLRKQLERDGIDIKFKYEKILNAEAGRKVADKIGSYAQSKLAAFVFNFVDTLVHSRSDSDVIKELAPDVSAFRSVTEAWFQHSSLLQMFKGLAKENVTLIITTDHGSVRALRDTKVYGDKDTATNLRYKYGRNLKADESDAVVFMDDPEQYRLPKVGAVNNYIIAREDYYFVYPTNYHKYQNRYRDTFQHGGASMEEMILPVATLTPK
- the tsaE gene encoding tRNA (adenosine(37)-N6)-threonylcarbamoyltransferase complex ATPase subunit type 1 TsaE — protein: MQQFQSSSVDETIQIGFEFGKQLTPGDVVCLAGDLGAGKTHFVKGVASFFGIEPEKVSSPTYTLIHEYSGDTPVYHFDCYRLKHEQEALEIGAEEYFYGDGVCLVEWPEKIDGLIPEDAIWVEMSHLPENKRKIIIHQKQ
- the pnuC gene encoding nicotinamide riboside transporter PnuC, coding for MEYIIDGIINGIIQTTALEWIAVTTGLMSVWFSMKENIWVYPTGIISVLIYVYLAFQYKLYADMGVNFYYFVMSVYGWYYWIHPKDNSRDQVRVTINSSKENLITIGILLTSFGILYFVLSNFTDSDVAFWDSTTTCFAIAGMWLMARKKLESWIAWIITDLISIPLYFYKELVLTSFQFLVFTGLAIAGYLAWKKSLEEQKENSLSKV
- a CDS encoding alpha/beta fold hydrolase, encoding MSEQNVFTYQDQKIAFEKVGEGKPLVILHGWGSSKRVMMPVARNLAHLRTSYVLDLPGFGDSPEPSRAWNIDDYADTVQAFIVSLGEEKTDVLVHSFGGRIMLKLCARDFGKAHIDKVLITGGAGMKPKRSVKFYIRKYTAKILKAPFMILPGSLREKALGWLRSTSLWKSLGSSDYSKLSGVMRETFVKSVTEYLESSLPEIPHEVLLLWGRNDDATPVYQGERIEKGIKNAALVIIEDAGHYAFLDKPKQFARIAEAFFKG
- a CDS encoding ComEA family DNA-binding protein, whose translation is MKFNDLKRKAFFWIERLQISRSERISISVLLVLLAVLFTVNFFLTKTFNYSQEKYDTLIAEFEKRSAELRQEQKELDQKYNPQLTVSETPTSEEVEQTKTEMEKEPEHDEPASLKIINLNTATSAELQTLNGIGEAYAGRIIEYREANGGFDSIEELLNVKGIGEKRLENIRPYIKLID